The following proteins are encoded in a genomic region of Oncorhynchus masou masou isolate Uvic2021 chromosome 32, UVic_Omas_1.1, whole genome shotgun sequence:
- the LOC135526234 gene encoding platelet-derived growth factor receptor beta-like isoform X2, producing the protein MRSVRVCTLHLTTILTALSHFCPEFCCLEISPSNSEVVMTAGDSMIITCSGWGTVEWRFKRDDNVPYFGVENQNTTSVLILDNVTWSQTGVYVCTEAWTDETIEVAVFVPDPDVWFIESFHGMVTKTSEEGIIPCVVTNPQINVTLYERDSDMHLKGVYIPSEGFRAPLEDRTYVCRGELNGEEKESQAFYVFSIVVPETIEAYINASKTVLKQGESLTVNCTVHGVELVFFSWDYPNRDVDSIEPLTDVLSSQKMRSRLIVSKVTLANTGQYACHVHEGVQDQRATANVNITILEQGFVELRSVQDRNVSAQLHQNVELRVEIEAYPPPRVRWTKDDATVNGDNVVITKQEHETRYVSMLTLVRIRTEQKGLYTVHVANGDDTKKLTFDLEVKVPPQITDLSDHHLPGKKHAVTCVAEGVPSPTIQWFSCDSMLKCSNRSTVWQPLVSDPETLSVQTNVSFNESRMVGQVRSQVIFHKPQQVSVRCEASNERGLRRRDVKLVSSTFFSQVAVLAAVLALVVIVIISIIILIAVWRKPRYEIRWKVIESVSLDGHEYIYVDPIHLPYDLAWEMPRDSLVLGRTLGSGAFGRVVEATAYGLSHSQSSTKVAVKMLKSTARRSETQALMSELKIMSHLGPHLNIVNLLGACTKQGPLYLVTEYCRYGDLVDYLHKNKHTFLQYYLEKNQEDSGCRISGGSTPLSQRKGYVSFGSECDGGYMDMSKDEPTVYVPMQELKDTIKYADIQPSPYESPYQHDHYQEQDQITMDPALFISDSTTLSYTDLIGFSYQVAKGMEFLASKNCVHRDLAARNVLICEGKLVKICDFGLARDIMHDSNYISKGSTFLPLKWMAPESIFHNLYTTLSDVWSYGILLWEIFTLGGTPYPDLPMNELFYSALKRGYRMAKPNHTTDEVYEVMQKCWDEKHEKRPEFSFLVHTMGNMLTDSYKKRYCQVNDEFFKSDHPAVVRTKPRLSSPFLTPAITPSTAPDSLQDLNPYPLTGDFRPEADGEEVTTSYNDYIIPIPDPKPQEEVFSEANRMPMESPASSLILEDDEADSISQETAEADTIPEEEDLHANQALIPLESSGTPEVEDSFL; encoded by the exons CTCTTTCACACTTCTGTCCTGAGTTCTGTTGCCTGGAGATCTCCCCTAGCAACAGTGAAGTCGTCATGACAGCGGGTGACTCCATGATCATTACCTGTTCTGGCTGGGGGACGGTCGAATGGAGGTTCAAGCGGGATGACAACGTTCCCTATTTTGGAGTGGAgaaccagaacacaaccagtgTTCTCATTCTGGACAATGTGACGTGGAGCCAAACGGGAGTATATGTCTGTACTGAGGCTTGGACTGACGAGACTATAGAGGTGGCAGTCTTTGTTCCGG ATCCTGATGTGTGGTTCATTGAGAGTTTCCACGGCATGGTGACCAAGACCAGCGAGGAGGGGATCATCCCGTGTGTGGTCACCAACCCCCAGATCAACGTCACCCTCTACGAAAGAGACAGTGACATGCACCTGAAGGGGGTCTACATCCCAAGTGAGGGCTTCAGGGCGCCACTGGAGGACAGGACCTATGTGTGCCGAGGAGAGCTGAACGGGGAGGAGAAAGAGTCCCAGGCTTTCTACGTATTCAGCATTGTTG TTCCGGAGACGATCGAGGCCTACATCAATGCGTCTAAGACGGTGCTGAAGCAGGGCGAGTCTCTGACCGTGAACTGCACGGTGCACGGAGTGGAGCTGGTCTTCTTCTCCTGGGACTATCCCAATAGAGAC GTGGACTCCATTGAGCCTCTGACTGACGTCCTGTCATCCCAGAAGATGCGCTCACGCCTCATAGTCTCCAAGGTGACGCTGGCCAACACGGGCCAGTACGCGTGTCATGTCCACGAGGGTGTCCAGGACCAGAGAGCCACAGCCAACGTCAACATCACCATCCTTG AGCAAGGCTTCGTGGAGCTGAGGTCCGTCCAGGATCGTAATGTCTCGGCCCAGCTGCACCAGAACGTAGAACTGAGGGTGGAGATTGAAGCTTACCCCCCTCCACGTGTCCGCTGGACCAAAGATGATGCCACGGTCAACGGGGACAACGTCGTAATCACCAAGCAGGAGCATGAGACCAG GTACGTCAGCATGTTGACCCTGGTGAGGATCAGGACAGAACAGAAAGGCCTCTACACCGTTCACGTCGCCAACGGCGATGACACCAAGAAATTGACCTTTGATCTAGAGGTCAAAG TCCCCCCTCAGATCACAGACCTGTCGGACCACCACCTCCCTGGGAAGAAGCATGCAGTGACCTGTGTGGCTGAGGGGGTACCTTCCCCCACCATCCAGTGGTTCAGCTGTGACAGCATGCTCAA GTGCAGTAACCGGAGCACAGTGTGGCAGCCCCTAGTGTCGGACCCTGAGACCCTGAGCGTCCAGACCAACGTCAGCTTCAACGAGAGCCGTATGGTGGGCCAGGTCCGTAGCCAGGTCATCTTCCACAAGCCCCAGCAGGTGAGCGTCCGCTGCGAGGCCAGCAACGAGAGAGGACTCCGCAGGAGGGACGTCAAACTGGTGTCCAGCA CTTTTTTCTCCCAGGTGGCAGTGTTGGCTGCGGTTCTAGCCCTGGTAGTCATCGtcatcatctccatcatcatcctcatcgcTGTGTGGAGGAAG CCTCGCTATGAGATCAGGTGGAAGGTGATCGAGTCAGTGAGTCTGGACGGACATGAGTACATCTATGTTGACCCCATCCATCTGCCCTATGACCTTGCCTGGGAGATGCCCCGAGACAGCCTGGTGCTGG GTCGTACTCTTGGGTCCGGAGCATTCGGCAGGGTGGTCGAAGCGACCGCGTATGGTCTCAGTCATTCCCAGTCCAGCACAAAAGTGGCAGTGAAAATGCTCAAAT CCACGGCCAGGAGGAGTGAGACTCAGGCTCTAATGTCTGAGCTGAAGATCATGAGCCACCTGGGGCCTCACCTCAACATTGTCAACCTGCTGGGGGCCTGCACCAAACAGG GCCCTCTCTACCTGGTGACAGAGTACTGTCGCTATGGAGACCTGGTGGACTACTTACACAAGAACAAGCACACGTTCCTGCAGTACTACCTTGAGAAGAACCAGGAGGACTCTGGCTGCCGCATCTCTGGAGGGAGCACCCCTCTCAGCCAAAGGAAAGG CTACGTGTCATTTGGCAGTGAGTGTGACGGTGGTTACATGGACATGAGTAAGGACGAGCCCACAGTGTACGTCCCCATGCAGGAGCTGAAAGACACCATCAAATATGCTGACATCCAGCCTTCTCCCTATGAGTCTCCTTATCAGCACGACCATTACCAGGAACAAG aCCAGATCACAATGGACCCTGCCCTGTTCATCAGTGACTCTACTACACTTAGCTATACTGACCTCATCGGCTTCAGCTACCAGGTGGCCAAAGGCATGGAGTTCCTCGCTTCCAAGAAC tgtgtCCATCGTGACCTGGCCGCCAGGAACGTGTTGATCTGTGAGGGGAAACTGGTGAAGATCTGTGACTTTGGCCTAGCCAGAGACATCATGCATGATTCCAACTACATCTCCAAAGGCAGC ACATTCCTGCCCCTGAAGTGGATGGCCCCAGAGAGTATCTTCCATAACCTGTACACTACCCTGAGTGACGTGTGGTCCTATGGCATCTTGCTCTGGGAGATCTTCACCCTTG GAGGAACCCCTTACCCTGACCTTCCTATGAATGAGCTGTTTTACAGTGCCTTAAAGAGAGGCTATCGCATGGCCAAACCTAACCACACCACAGACGAAGT TTATGAAGTGATGCAGAAGTGCTGGGATGAGAAACATGAGAAGAGGCCAGAGTTCTCCTTTCTGGTGCACACCATGGGgaacatgctgactgacagctatAAAAAG AGATACTGCCAAGTCAACGACGAGTTCTTCAAGAGTGACCACCCGGCTGTGGTCAGAACCAAACCCAggctctcctcccccttcctcaccCCAGCCATCACCCCCTCCACCGCCCCTGACTCCCTACAGGATCTCAACCCCTACCCCCTAACTGGAGACTTTAGACCGGAGGCAGATGGAGAGGAAGTGACTACCTCCTACAATGACTACATCATTCCCATCCCGGACCCCAAGCCTCAGGAGGAAGTCTTCTCCGAGGCCAACCGCATGCCAATGGAAAGCCCCGCGAG CTCTCTGATTCTGGAGGATGACGAGGCTGATTCCATCTCCCAGGAGACAGCCGAGGCAGACACCATTCCAGAAGAGGAGGATCTCCATGCCAACCAGGCTCTGATTCCACTGGAATCTTCTGGAACACCGGAAGTGGAAGACAGCTTCCTGTAG
- the LOC135526234 gene encoding platelet-derived growth factor receptor beta-like isoform X1, producing MRSVRVCTLHLTTILTALSHFCPEFCCLEISPSNSEVVMTAGDSMIITCSGWGTVEWRFKRDDNVPYFGVENQNTTSVLILDNVTWSQTGVYVCTEAWTDETIEVAVFVPDPDVWFIESFHGMVTKTSEEGIIPCVVTNPQINVTLYERDSDMHLKGVYIPSEGFRAPLEDRTYVCRGELNGEEKESQAFYVFSIVVPETIEAYINASKTVLKQGESLTVNCTVHGVELVFFSWDYPNRDVDSIEPLTDVLSSQKMRSRLIVSKVTLANTGQYACHVHEGVQDQRATANVNITILEQGFVELRSVQDRNVSAQLHQNVELRVEIEAYPPPRVRWTKDDATVNGDNVVITKQEHETRYVSMLTLVRIRTEQKGLYTVHVANGDDTKKLTFDLEVKVPPQITDLSDHHLPGKKHAVTCVAEGVPSPTIQWFSCDSMLKCSNRSTVWQPLVSDPETLSVQTNVSFNESRMVGQVRSQVIFHKPQQVSVRCEASNERGLRRRDVKLVSSTFFSQVAVLAAVLALVVIVIISIIILIAVWRKKPRYEIRWKVIESVSLDGHEYIYVDPIHLPYDLAWEMPRDSLVLGRTLGSGAFGRVVEATAYGLSHSQSSTKVAVKMLKSTARRSETQALMSELKIMSHLGPHLNIVNLLGACTKQGPLYLVTEYCRYGDLVDYLHKNKHTFLQYYLEKNQEDSGCRISGGSTPLSQRKGYVSFGSECDGGYMDMSKDEPTVYVPMQELKDTIKYADIQPSPYESPYQHDHYQEQDQITMDPALFISDSTTLSYTDLIGFSYQVAKGMEFLASKNCVHRDLAARNVLICEGKLVKICDFGLARDIMHDSNYISKGSTFLPLKWMAPESIFHNLYTTLSDVWSYGILLWEIFTLGGTPYPDLPMNELFYSALKRGYRMAKPNHTTDEVYEVMQKCWDEKHEKRPEFSFLVHTMGNMLTDSYKKRYCQVNDEFFKSDHPAVVRTKPRLSSPFLTPAITPSTAPDSLQDLNPYPLTGDFRPEADGEEVTTSYNDYIIPIPDPKPQEEVFSEANRMPMESPASSLILEDDEADSISQETAEADTIPEEEDLHANQALIPLESSGTPEVEDSFL from the exons CTCTTTCACACTTCTGTCCTGAGTTCTGTTGCCTGGAGATCTCCCCTAGCAACAGTGAAGTCGTCATGACAGCGGGTGACTCCATGATCATTACCTGTTCTGGCTGGGGGACGGTCGAATGGAGGTTCAAGCGGGATGACAACGTTCCCTATTTTGGAGTGGAgaaccagaacacaaccagtgTTCTCATTCTGGACAATGTGACGTGGAGCCAAACGGGAGTATATGTCTGTACTGAGGCTTGGACTGACGAGACTATAGAGGTGGCAGTCTTTGTTCCGG ATCCTGATGTGTGGTTCATTGAGAGTTTCCACGGCATGGTGACCAAGACCAGCGAGGAGGGGATCATCCCGTGTGTGGTCACCAACCCCCAGATCAACGTCACCCTCTACGAAAGAGACAGTGACATGCACCTGAAGGGGGTCTACATCCCAAGTGAGGGCTTCAGGGCGCCACTGGAGGACAGGACCTATGTGTGCCGAGGAGAGCTGAACGGGGAGGAGAAAGAGTCCCAGGCTTTCTACGTATTCAGCATTGTTG TTCCGGAGACGATCGAGGCCTACATCAATGCGTCTAAGACGGTGCTGAAGCAGGGCGAGTCTCTGACCGTGAACTGCACGGTGCACGGAGTGGAGCTGGTCTTCTTCTCCTGGGACTATCCCAATAGAGAC GTGGACTCCATTGAGCCTCTGACTGACGTCCTGTCATCCCAGAAGATGCGCTCACGCCTCATAGTCTCCAAGGTGACGCTGGCCAACACGGGCCAGTACGCGTGTCATGTCCACGAGGGTGTCCAGGACCAGAGAGCCACAGCCAACGTCAACATCACCATCCTTG AGCAAGGCTTCGTGGAGCTGAGGTCCGTCCAGGATCGTAATGTCTCGGCCCAGCTGCACCAGAACGTAGAACTGAGGGTGGAGATTGAAGCTTACCCCCCTCCACGTGTCCGCTGGACCAAAGATGATGCCACGGTCAACGGGGACAACGTCGTAATCACCAAGCAGGAGCATGAGACCAG GTACGTCAGCATGTTGACCCTGGTGAGGATCAGGACAGAACAGAAAGGCCTCTACACCGTTCACGTCGCCAACGGCGATGACACCAAGAAATTGACCTTTGATCTAGAGGTCAAAG TCCCCCCTCAGATCACAGACCTGTCGGACCACCACCTCCCTGGGAAGAAGCATGCAGTGACCTGTGTGGCTGAGGGGGTACCTTCCCCCACCATCCAGTGGTTCAGCTGTGACAGCATGCTCAA GTGCAGTAACCGGAGCACAGTGTGGCAGCCCCTAGTGTCGGACCCTGAGACCCTGAGCGTCCAGACCAACGTCAGCTTCAACGAGAGCCGTATGGTGGGCCAGGTCCGTAGCCAGGTCATCTTCCACAAGCCCCAGCAGGTGAGCGTCCGCTGCGAGGCCAGCAACGAGAGAGGACTCCGCAGGAGGGACGTCAAACTGGTGTCCAGCA CTTTTTTCTCCCAGGTGGCAGTGTTGGCTGCGGTTCTAGCCCTGGTAGTCATCGtcatcatctccatcatcatcctcatcgcTGTGTGGAGGAAG AAGCCTCGCTATGAGATCAGGTGGAAGGTGATCGAGTCAGTGAGTCTGGACGGACATGAGTACATCTATGTTGACCCCATCCATCTGCCCTATGACCTTGCCTGGGAGATGCCCCGAGACAGCCTGGTGCTGG GTCGTACTCTTGGGTCCGGAGCATTCGGCAGGGTGGTCGAAGCGACCGCGTATGGTCTCAGTCATTCCCAGTCCAGCACAAAAGTGGCAGTGAAAATGCTCAAAT CCACGGCCAGGAGGAGTGAGACTCAGGCTCTAATGTCTGAGCTGAAGATCATGAGCCACCTGGGGCCTCACCTCAACATTGTCAACCTGCTGGGGGCCTGCACCAAACAGG GCCCTCTCTACCTGGTGACAGAGTACTGTCGCTATGGAGACCTGGTGGACTACTTACACAAGAACAAGCACACGTTCCTGCAGTACTACCTTGAGAAGAACCAGGAGGACTCTGGCTGCCGCATCTCTGGAGGGAGCACCCCTCTCAGCCAAAGGAAAGG CTACGTGTCATTTGGCAGTGAGTGTGACGGTGGTTACATGGACATGAGTAAGGACGAGCCCACAGTGTACGTCCCCATGCAGGAGCTGAAAGACACCATCAAATATGCTGACATCCAGCCTTCTCCCTATGAGTCTCCTTATCAGCACGACCATTACCAGGAACAAG aCCAGATCACAATGGACCCTGCCCTGTTCATCAGTGACTCTACTACACTTAGCTATACTGACCTCATCGGCTTCAGCTACCAGGTGGCCAAAGGCATGGAGTTCCTCGCTTCCAAGAAC tgtgtCCATCGTGACCTGGCCGCCAGGAACGTGTTGATCTGTGAGGGGAAACTGGTGAAGATCTGTGACTTTGGCCTAGCCAGAGACATCATGCATGATTCCAACTACATCTCCAAAGGCAGC ACATTCCTGCCCCTGAAGTGGATGGCCCCAGAGAGTATCTTCCATAACCTGTACACTACCCTGAGTGACGTGTGGTCCTATGGCATCTTGCTCTGGGAGATCTTCACCCTTG GAGGAACCCCTTACCCTGACCTTCCTATGAATGAGCTGTTTTACAGTGCCTTAAAGAGAGGCTATCGCATGGCCAAACCTAACCACACCACAGACGAAGT TTATGAAGTGATGCAGAAGTGCTGGGATGAGAAACATGAGAAGAGGCCAGAGTTCTCCTTTCTGGTGCACACCATGGGgaacatgctgactgacagctatAAAAAG AGATACTGCCAAGTCAACGACGAGTTCTTCAAGAGTGACCACCCGGCTGTGGTCAGAACCAAACCCAggctctcctcccccttcctcaccCCAGCCATCACCCCCTCCACCGCCCCTGACTCCCTACAGGATCTCAACCCCTACCCCCTAACTGGAGACTTTAGACCGGAGGCAGATGGAGAGGAAGTGACTACCTCCTACAATGACTACATCATTCCCATCCCGGACCCCAAGCCTCAGGAGGAAGTCTTCTCCGAGGCCAACCGCATGCCAATGGAAAGCCCCGCGAG CTCTCTGATTCTGGAGGATGACGAGGCTGATTCCATCTCCCAGGAGACAGCCGAGGCAGACACCATTCCAGAAGAGGAGGATCTCCATGCCAACCAGGCTCTGATTCCACTGGAATCTTCTGGAACACCGGAAGTGGAAGACAGCTTCCTGTAG